The DNA segment GTATCACCCGGGCGCAAAGCATGGATGCCTTGTCATCGATGGCCACGATAGCCGGGTACAAGGCGGTTCTGATAGCGGCTAATACGTTGCCCCGAATGTTTCCGATGTCGATGACGGCAGCCGGGACCCTTACGCCGGCCAAGGTCTTTGTAATCGGCGCCGGGGTAGCCGGTCTTCAAGCGATTGCGATGGCACATCGCCTGGGCGCCATGGTCAAGGGGTACGACATTCGTCCGGCCGTGAAAGAGCAGGTAGAAAGCCTCGGCGCCAAATTTGTAGAACTGCCGCTGGAGACATCCGATTCCGAGGATAAAGGCGGTTATGCCAAGGCGATGGACGAGGAATTTTATCGCAAGCAGAGGGCGCTTCTGGCGCAAGCGGTCGCCGACAGTCATGTTGTCATTACCACCGCTCTCGTCCCGGGCAAGCAGTCGCCGATATTGATTACCAAAGAGATGGTCGAAGGCATGGCGCCCGGCTCAGTAATCATAGACCTGGCGGCGGAAAAAGGGGGCAATTGCGCCCTGACCCAGCCGGATAAAACAATTGTCATTAATGGTGTGACTATCATCGGCCCGGTGAATATTGCGTCATCGGTTCCCTTTCACGCCAGCCAAATGTATTCCAAAAATATCGTGACTTTCCTTCAGTATCTTCTGAAAGACGGCAAACTCGCAATCGATCCGAATGACGAAATTGTCAGGGAAACAATGGTGACCCGTTCCGGGCAAATCGTGAATTCGAGATTACGCGAGACGCTGGAAAAGGAAAGTGCTTCTAAGTCGGCAAATGGATAAGATAGCCTCTAAATGTGCGGGCAGTTTATGGAGCAAGATGAAATAAGGCATTTTTTCGGGGAAATCCTGAAGGAAAATCGCTATATCTCATCGGAATCGATGGCGGTTTTCGGGAAATTGATTCGTCTGACTCTGCAGTTTCGGGACAGTTATTTTGAATCGCACGCCGAAATTCTAACGGTGGAGGAAACCCGGCGGGGACTGGATGTCTATCAAAATGCTGTCGGGAGCGGCCGTTTGCCGGAGAAACTCTCGCCCAAAATTGCCGGACTTGTCAAACTCTGGCTAAAGGAAATAAACGGGATTAAATTGTAAGGAGGGAAATCGGTTATGAAGGGTGTCGAAACGAAAGGCGCGGAAGTGGTAAACCCTCGCTTTTATCATTATTTATTTCTATATTTGATTGTTATGGCAATCTTTTTTTCGTGCGTGGGGCAAACAGAATCAAATGAGTTTTCCGATTCCGCTTATGCCGCTCTCCGGGCTAAGATGGTTGAAACACAATTGATTCCCCGGGACATCAGCGATGATAGAGTTCTGGCAGCGATGGGGAAGGTCAAACGACATTTATTTATTCCCAAGGAATTTCGGGCCGAGGCATATACCGATGGCCCGCTGCCGATCGGTCAGGATCAAACTATTTCTCAGCCGTACATCGTAGCCCTGATGACAGAACTCCTGAAAATCGACTCCAGTTGCCGGATTCTGGAAATCGGCACCGGTTCCGGGTATCAGGCGGCGATTCTCGGGGAAATAGGAAAAATGGTTTATTCCATCGAAATTATCCCGTCGCTTGCCGATAGAGCCGAGCGGCTTCTGGATTCTCTTGGATACAAGAATGTTGAGGTAAGAACCGGGGACGGTTATCTCGGATGGCCGGAAAAGGCCCCGTTTGATGCTGTTATTGTCACGGCGGCGGCGCCCAAAATTCCCCAGCCGCTGATTGATCAATTGAATGTAGGGGGGCGGATGGTGATCCCGGTCGGCGATTTCAGCCAGGAGCTTTATCTTATCGAGAAGACCAAAGACGGCGTCATCAAAAAAGCGGTAATCCCGGTCCGATTCGTTCCCATGACGGGCGAAGTACAGAAAAAGTGATTTTTCTTTCTCTTCCTTCCGGTAATAATCCATATTACTTGACTATAGCCATAAATCTCCATAAGATTGACTTTCAGGGACGGCCTTGGCTCTGTCCCGGCAATGAAATGAAAATTGAAAGGAGTTAGATATGCCACTGGTTTCATTGATCGATATGTATAAGCCGGCCAATGAAAAGCGCTATGCGATCGGACAATTCAATGTCAACAACCTGGAATTCATACAGGCGGCTCTGGAAGCCGCAGAGGAATTGAAGTCACCCATCATTCTGGCGGCCTCGACATCGGCCATTAAGTACGCCGGATTCGACTATCTGGTCAATATTGTCCGGACCGGAGCATCCAAGATGACCGCCCCCGTGGCTCTTCATCTGGATCACGGCGCCACTATCGATGATGCCAAGAAGTGTATTGACGGCGGTTTTACATCAGTGATGATTGACGCCTCGCACGAGTCGTTTGAAGAAAATATCCGGATTACCAAGGAAGTGGTCAAAATGGCGCATCCCAAGCATATCGCCGTTGAGGCGGAACTGGGACGGCTCGGGGGAATCGAGGATAATGTTTCGGTCTCGGAGAATGAAGCGAAACTGACCGATCCCGATCAGGCGGTGGAGTTTGTGAGGCAAACCGGATGCGACGCCCTGGCCGTAGCCGTGGGAACGAGCCACGGAGCATACAAGTTTAAAGGCGAGGCCAAACTGGCTTTTGATCGTATCGACGCAATCAAAAAGCGGGTGAATATACCGCTGGTTCTTCACGGAGCGAGTGGCGTCGGGCAGGAACTTCTGGACCGGGCGCAAAAATATGGCGCCAAATTGCCCGGAGCCAAGGGAGTGCCCGATGAGGCATACAAGAAGGCGATTTCCCTGGGTATCAATAAGATAAATATTGATACCGATCTCCGCCTCGCCTGGATCGGGGTGGTACGCGAAGTCATTGCCACCAAGCCGGAAGAATTCGATCCGCGCAAAGTTCTCGGCCCGGCCCGCGACGCCGTGAAGAAGGTGGTCATGAGTAAAATGCATCTATTTGATTCAGCCGGAAAGGCCTGATTGAAGCTGATAAAAAAAGCGCCGGATAACCGGCGCTTTTTTTTTGAATATTTCTATAAATCGCGAAGGGTATTTTCTGCTTCGGAACGAAGCCGATCGGGAAGTTTCCCCGCCAGTGCTTTTCTAAGGCACTCTCCGGCCTGATTGGGTTTTTTGTCCTTAAAATAATTTATTCCCGCATAGTAATTGATCAGAGGATTTCGGGGATCGAACTTAAGGGCCTTCTCGAAACTGCCCCGAGCCAGATCGTACCGCCCCATTTTGTAATAAGCCCAGCCCTGTGTCATATGGAATTTGGGGTTTGAGGGATCGGTGGCGATGGCCGACGACATCTCATTGGCGGCGTTGGCATAATCGTTCTTTTTCTCGATTAATACGGTTGCCAATCCGTCAATGGCTTCACCGGCGTATTGATCCGCGGCGATGGCCCGTCGATATGTTCTCAGAGCGTCGTCATACCGCCCCTGAAGCGTATCCAGCCGCGCTTCCAAAATAAATCCGGGAACGCTGAGAGAATCAAGAGCCGTCGCCTTTGACAGACACTCGGCGGCCTCATCGGCTTTTCCAATATCTATGTAAAATTCTCCGGCCAGGGCAAATCCGGCAGGGATCCCGGAATTGAAGTCAACGCACTGTTTTATTAATTTCAGGGCTCTTTCCTTATCATTGATTTGAATGGCCAAATTTATCGCCGTTCTGAATCGATTCAGATCGCGAGGGCCGAGGCCGGCTTGTCTTTCCGCTATATTCAAGGCCCGGTCCCATTGGCGGTTATCAGAATAGTAAGTGATCTTGTCATTCGCGATCAAAGGGTATGAAGCAGCAGGCTCTCCCTGTTTTTCCAAAAATGCAATTGCGGTATTGGACCCGTCCTGCTTTACATAGAGCGATGCCTGGCCTATCATGGAAGCGTAGGAAATCTTATCGATCTCAAGAGCCTTAAAGAAACAGCGGGTCGCCGCACTTGCAGAATCGGCTCGGGCATAAATCCCACCGGCTTCCGCCAGACGAACCGGATTATTTGCAATCGCCTGCTCGAAAATTTCCAGCATCTTTCGGGTCGAATCGGGGGGGGCATATTTCAGGTAAATTTGCGCCGCCATCTCTATGACCTGATAGTCCTGAGGAAAGGCGCCGATCAGCATACGAAGAAGCATCGGTGTCTGCGAATTGGCTCCGGTCTTTTCCATCGCCCTTATCCAATTCAACTGAACATCGACCAAGACACCGACCGGCAGGGAGTCTCTCTCGATAATATCGATGGCGTTGTTCATGTAAGTCTCGCCGATAGTGCTGTTATAAACATCGTAGTAAAAAATGGCCTCGTGAGAGAGAACGGTGGGCGAATTGGGAAGAACGACGGCGGCTGCACCGTAGGTATCGAGGGCGTTCCAGGATTTTCCGCGAAATTTAAAGATGGAGCTTTTCAGCATGATGGCGCGATGCGATTTGCCGTTGGTTTTCAATAATTGATCTGTCAACGTCTCGGCGGGATAGTCATAGCCGATCGCCAGCAGTTTTTCGGCGATATCGGCCTTGTGATAGAAATTATCTTTATCGGCCTGCAGAGATTTTTCATAATACTGAGCCGCGGAATCGGTTTGTCCCATGAGTGCATAATATTCACCAAGAAGGTTCAGGGGGCCGGCCAGATCTGAACCGGCATCGCGGGCTTCATCAATCAGCTGACGGCTCTTATTTGGGTTGCCGCTATGAAGATAGTACTTGGCGGCGACCGCCTGCATTTCGGGGTCATCGGGAAATTTGGAAAGTCCCTCATTAACAGCCGTTTCCGCATCTTTATAATAACCCAAAGAGATCAGGGCGTCGGCTCGAAGCGCCAAAATGGAGGCACTGTCGCCGACCGCTTTGCGATATTGATCCAGCATAGAAACACATAAGCCGTCGAGACCAGCCCGATGACTCAATATGGCCAGCGATCTTAAGGCCGGAACGAAGTCTTTCTCTTTGGCTATCAGATTTTGATAGGAACTGATGGCTTCATACAGCAATCCCTCGGCGTCAAAAGTCAGGGCCTCACCATAAGCGCCATCGGGCGAGGAGGCATCGGTTGTCGTCAACTGGCGAAAGATTTTAAGCGCCTCGTCGGGATTTCCCGCCGCCAGGGCGGCCAGGCCCTTATCAAAGTTGGTTTGATCCTTGACAACGGCAGGTTTGGAACAGGTCAGAAAAATCAGGGGAAAAAGCAATCCAATCAGGGCAAGTCTTCTCATCTTTTATATCCTCTTAAGATTCAAGTTTTCCTTTTAAGGCCTGTAAAATAATAGTCTTGGGCAAGTTTAGCAAATATTATGCTGAAATTTAAAATTGAGTTGTTTTAATGATAATATGGCGTATATTATCTATAGAAGATGGACTATTTGAGCTCAGTCGACCTAGTCAAAAAATATAGAAAAAGGGTTGTTGTTGACAGTGTCTCGATAACCGTGAAACCGGGCGAAGTTGTCGGTCTTCTGGGGCCTAACGGGGCAGGAAAAACAACCACCTTTTATATGATTATCGGATTTATCCGACCCAACGCCGGCAAAGTCTTTATCGGCGACAGGGAAATAACCCGGCTGGCGATGTATAAAAGAGCCGGGATGGGAATTGGCTATCTGGCTCAGGAAACCTCGGTTTTCCGCAAATTGACGGTTGAGGAGAATATCAGGGCGATTTTGCAGATGCGGCATATGTCGCGCAAAGCGCAGAATGAACGGCTGGAAGAACTTCTGGCGCAACTGGATATAACCCATTTGAGGAAGGCCAAAGCGTATACTCTCTCCGGAGGGGAAAGGCGGCGGGTTGAAATTACCCGGACCCTGGTGACAGAGCCGAAATATATATTGCTCGATGAGCCATTTGCAGGAATCGATCCGATTGCGGTGGAGGATATTCAGAAGATTATTTCGCGGTTGACCAAACAGGGGTTGGGTGTCCTGATCACCGATCATAATGTCAGGGAGACTCTCTCGATCTGCGACCGGGCATATATAATGTGCGACGGGAAAATATTGAAGGACGGCACCTCGCAGTTCCTGGCGGAGGATCCGGAGGCGCGTAAGATATATCTGGGTGAGAAGTTCCGGCTTAACTGAGCGTGAAGACTGAACAATTATTGTATAATGTTATAGAAGCGGCGGCGAAAAAAAGATAAATCTAAAAAAAAAGGCGATCAGGCCGATAATTTAGAATATGACGCGAAGGTGAGGACAAACAGCATAAATCGTTAAAGGATAAAGCGTTAATTATGAAACTCGGATTACAGCTCAAGCTCAAACAGACTCTGGCACCGCAACTTATCCAATCTTTGAAGATGTTGCAGATGCCTATCTTGAAATTGGAACAGACCCTTCGTCATGAGCTGTCTGTCAATCCTATGCTTGAGGAACTGGAGCCGGTCGAAACGCCGGAAACTTCGGAGCGGGACGACGATTCCTCTCTTCCTCAGGAAGACAATCAGATCGACCCCAAACTGGACAAAATCGACTGGGAGAATTATCTCGGCGATGACCAGGAATTCAAGTACCGCAGTAATTTCAACAAGGAAGAAGAAGAGACCTTCGAGCGCGTTCCGGTCATGGAAAAATCGCTCTACGACCATCTTCTCGAACAGTTATCCTTCATGAAATTATCCGAGGATGAGCATCTCATCGGCGAATATATCATCGGCAATATCTCTCCCAAAGGGTATCTGGTCTGTTCCAACCAGGAGATGGCCGATGAACTTAAACTGCCGCTGGAAAAAGTCGACAAAGTCCTGAAAATAATACAGTCATTCGATCCTCCGGGAGTCGGCGCCCACGATTTGCGGGAATCACTCATGATACAACTGGAGGAAAAAGGGTACAAGGATTCGCTGGCGTATCAAATTGTTGACCAATATATCAATGTCCTCGATAGAAAATCGATATTGCAGATTTCCCGCGCCATGGGGGTACCGTTCGAGAAGGCCCAGCAGGCGATGGACCTGATTAAGACCCTCTCCCCCACGCCGGCGTACGGGCGTTTCGAATCCTCGGCCATACCGATTGTCCCCGACCTGATCGTGGACCGTCTCGGCGAGGAATATATCGTGTATCATAACGACAAGAATTTCCCGAAACTGCGGATCAACCCGGGGTACCGTCAGTTGCTGAAGCCGGGAAGCAAAATCACCAAGGATACGCGCAAATATGTCCGGGAAAAACTGGAGCAGGCCCGCTGGCTTCTGAACTCCATTAATCAGCGCCGCACCACCATGATTCGGGTGATGGACGCGATCGTGGACGAGCAGAAAGATTTCTTCGAAAAGGGGCCGGCCTTTTTGAAACCGCTGATCATGGAGGATATCGCCCAGAAGGTTAGCATGAATGTCGCCACGATCAGCCGGGTCTCCAACGGCAAATATGTGCAAACACCTCAGGGGGTTTACGAGATCAAATATTTCTTCAATTCCGGTATCGCCAGCGAAGAGGGCGAGGATATCTCCAAGCGACATGTCAAGAATCGGATCGAGGAGATAATCCGGGCCGAGGACGCCGAGCATCCGCTCTCCGACCAGGAGATTTTCCAGAAACTGCAGGATGAGAAAATCATGCTGGCGCGCCGGACAGTAACTAAATACCGGGAGGAACTGAAGATTCCTCCGGCCCGTTTTCGGAAGAGAATGGTTTAGAATTGTTCGTTATAAATTTTAATCCTCATATGAACGGCTTTCGGGCCGGAATATCTCTGCCCATAGGAAGGACAGGACTCGATGGATCGGAATCTGGCACTTGAAATTGTTCGTGTAACCGAAGCGGCCGCCCTGGCCAGCGCGCAGTGGGTCGGACGCGGCGCCCATAACGACGCCGACCGGGCCGCGACCGAAGCGATGCGCCGCACTCTCGACAGCATTCCCTTCAAAGGCACGGTTGTCATCGGCGAAGGCGAGCGGGACGAGGCCCCGATGCTTTTTATCGGCGAGGAAGTCGGCGGGGGAAGTAATCCGCTGGTCGATATCGCGGTCGATCCGCTCGAGTGCACCAACTCGGTGGCGTACGGCCGTCCCAACGCTTTGGCGGTAATCGCGATTGCCCCCCGCGGGCAATTGCTTCATGCTCCCGATTGTTACATGGAAAAAATCGCGGTCGGGCCGAAAGCGGCCGAGGCGATCGATCTCGACAAATCGCCCGAAGAGAATATCGGGCGAGTGGCGGAAGCGCTGGGGCTCAAAATTTCCAATCTGACAGTGGTGATTCTGGATCGGGATCGGCATCAGGACCTGATCAGTCGGGTGCGCCAGACCGGGGCAAGGATTCATCTGATTGCCGACGGCGATGTCTCGTCGGCAATTGCCGCGGCTCTTCCCGACACCGGAGTCGATATGCTTCTGGGGATCGGCGGAGCGCCGGAGGGGGTTCTGGCGGCGGCGGCTTTGCGCTGTATCGGCGGGTCGATGCAGGGGCGGCTGGTGTTCCGCAACAAGGAAGAGATGGAGCGGGCGAAAAAAATGGGGATTAACGATATTCAAAAAGTTTTCCAAACCGACGAATTGGCGTCCGGCGACGGGATCATGTTTGCCGCTACGGGTGTAACCGACGGCGATCTCCTGAAGGGAGTCGTGTTCCATGCCGGCGGAGCCGTAACCCAGTCTTTGGTATTGCGCCAGACTTCGGGGACGCGTCGGTTTATAAAGGCAGAGCATTATTTCGAAAGCAAACCGGTTTATTGACCCAAACAGGAAAGGAGTTGTAGCGATGAACATTGAAATTACCGCGAGGCATTTTGACCTGACTCCGCAGTTGAAAGAGAACATAGAGAGGGAACTGAATGGGCTGACACGTTATTTCGAGAACATTATTTCGGCCGATGTCATTCTCGATGTCGAGAAGTACCGTCAGAGCGCCGAAATCAAGGTCAAGGTTTATAATCAGAGCATTACCGGCAAGGCCGATTCCAATGATATGTACGCCTCGATCGAGATGGCCGTGGACAAGGTGAAGACGCAACTCAAGAAGTACAAAGGGAAACTCAAAGAGAAGCATCCGGACAAGATCGAGGAGAAAGTGGAGCGGATAACGCGCCCGAAGACCAATGTGGATGAGGTCGATCAATAGCGAGGATTGAGACATCGATTTGGAAGCCGCCCGGCAGGAGCCGGGCGGTTTTTTTATGGGTGACGGGGATATCGATGGAAACGGGCGATCATAAGTTCTTGGCGCACAATATGGGGCATGAAACGGAGCCAATCGATTTTGGTTGTAAGCGTTTATTTTGTATGGTGATGCGGGAGATTTGGCTTTGTTGTCTGATACAAAAGGGGGACCCATTTTCTGCGTCTTTTCGCTCAAGCGGTTGAGCGGACGGAGATTACAGGAATGTTTGAGTGTAATTTGGTGTGATGGTTCGTGAATGTGGGAATTGATCGGCTTTTGGTACATATTAATAGAGTTCTCTGTACCTATGGGCCCGGCGAGACAAGGCACATCGAAATGGTATCGGAATTGCACGGGGAGGTAGATTATAGCCGCCCACCCCAAGGGGTGGGTTACCTGTCTGATAGGACTCCGGTATGGCGGAGAGCAGGTCAATCAAAAAGATGTCGAAACCGCGAGGGTTTCGACCTACCCTTGACTGCAAAATGGGGGGAAAAAGACCATTTGACAGAGTTAAATGAACTAGTATATTTAAATTGGTTTAGAGTTCGGAACCGCCACATTAATACGAAATTCTCCTATTATCGGGGAGGTAATTATGAGATATGTCTTAATGGCTTCGCTGGGAATTATTTTGGTTCCTATGATGATCTCATTTGCAAGTGTATGTGGTGACGCCAACAGAAATGGTGTTATCAATATTCTTGATGTCAGTCATGTCATTAATTATCTTTATAAATCGGGGTCGCCGCCTATTCCGCCGCAATCGGCCGATGTGAATTTATCAGGAAGCGTGAATATACTAGATGCAACATATTTAATAGATTACCTGTATAGATCGGGCCCGGCACCATTATGCCATATGGTGTCAGACATTGATGGCAATGCATACTTTACAGTTACCATTGGCACGCAGGTGTGGATGGCGGAGAATTTGCAGGTGACCCATTATAGTAATGGCGATGCCATTCCCTATATAACAGACGCAATCGCCTGGTCGAACTTAACAACCGGAGCCTACAGCGACTTTGATAATAATATAAATAATGCTGCGACCTATGGCAGGCTTTATAATTGGTATGCGGCAGCCGACAGCCGGAATATTGCCCCATCAGGCTGGCATGTGCCAAATGAATCCGATTGGTTGACATTGATAAATTATCTTGGGGGATTCGGCTATGCTGGTTGGAAAATGAAAGAAGCCGGAACAATGCATTGGTACAGTCCTAACACAGGGGCTAATAATGAGAGTGGTTTCTCCGTGTTACCTGCCGGCTGTCGTTATTTCGATGGAGTGGATTTCCTTAGTATGGGTTACAGCGCATTCATTTGGTCCGCGACGGATCACACCGCTGACTTAGCATGGAACTACTATTTCTTTTGGCAAGACCCAGGTGTCAGCCACGGAGTAGATAATAAGCACTACGGTTTCTCGATTCGATGTGTGAAGGATTGATAAAAGAAGCGTTAAAGGGGCACTGCTAAAAACAGAGAAGATGTCGAAACCGCGAGGGTTTCGACCTACCCTTGTATTATTGTGCTTTTTGCCTGGCGACCAGTTCCTGGCAATAGGCAATTCCCTCCATTATGCTTGGATCATCGCCGCAAATCTTTCTTGCGGCTTCATAATAACGGAGTGGGAGTTCCTTCGGCCCAGGGACAATCTTAAGCGCATTCGCCCAATTTGCTAAAGATATACCGACGGTATATCGATCGATGAATATGTCCTCTTTGAACATCTGCCCGAATATCAGG comes from the Candidatus Zixiibacteriota bacterium genome and includes:
- a CDS encoding exported hypothetical protein (Evidence 5 : Unknown function) — protein: MRYVLMASLGIILVPMMISFASVCGDANRNGVINILDVSHVINYLYKSGSPPIPPQSADVNLSGSVNILDATYLIDYLYRSGPAPLCHMVSDIDGNAYFTVTIGTQVWMAENLQVTHYSNGDAIPYITDAIAWSNLTTGAYSDFDNNINNAATYGRLYNWYAAADSRNIAPSGWHVPNESDWLTLINYLGGFGYAGWKMKEAGTMHWYSPNTGANNESGFSVLPAGCRYFDGVDFLSMGYSAFIWSATDHTADLAWNYYFFWQDPGVSHGVDNKHYGFSIRCVKD
- a CDS encoding hypothetical protein (Evidence 5 : Unknown function), yielding MNVGIDRLLVHINRVLCTYGPGETRHIEMVSELHGEVDYSRPPQGVGYLSDRTPVWRRAGQSKRCRNREGFDLPLTAKWGEKDHLTELNELVYLNWFRVRNRHINTKFSYYRGGNYEICLNGFAGNYFGSYDDLICKCMW
- the fba gene encoding Fructose-bisphosphate aldolase; translation: MPLVSLIDMYKPANEKRYAIGQFNVNNLEFIQAALEAAEELKSPIILAASTSAIKYAGFDYLVNIVRTGASKMTAPVALHLDHGATIDDAKKCIDGGFTSVMIDASHESFEENIRITKEVVKMAHPKHIAVEAELGRLGGIEDNVSVSENEAKLTDPDQAVEFVRQTGCDALAVAVGTSHGAYKFKGEAKLAFDRIDAIKKRVNIPLVLHGASGVGQELLDRAQKYGAKLPGAKGVPDEAYKKAISLGINKINIDTDLRLAWIGVVREVIATKPEEFDPRKVLGPARDAVKKVVMSKMHLFDSAGKA
- a CDS encoding RNA polymerase, sigma 54 subunit, RpoN, translating into MKLGLQLKLKQTLAPQLIQSLKMLQMPILKLEQTLRHELSVNPMLEELEPVETPETSERDDDSSLPQEDNQIDPKLDKIDWENYLGDDQEFKYRSNFNKEEEETFERVPVMEKSLYDHLLEQLSFMKLSEDEHLIGEYIIGNISPKGYLVCSNQEMADELKLPLEKVDKVLKIIQSFDPPGVGAHDLRESLMIQLEEKGYKDSLAYQIVDQYINVLDRKSILQISRAMGVPFEKAQQAMDLIKTLSPTPAYGRFESSAIPIVPDLIVDRLGEEYIVYHNDKNFPKLRINPGYRQLLKPGSKITKDTRKYVREKLEQARWLLNSINQRRTTMIRVMDAIVDEQKDFFEKGPAFLKPLIMEDIAQKVSMNVATISRVSNGKYVQTPQGVYEIKYFFNSGIASEEGEDISKRHVKNRIEEIIRAEDAEHPLSDQEIFQKLQDEKIMLARRTVTKYREELKIPPARFRKRMV
- the pntAA gene encoding NAD(P) transhydrogenase subunit alpha part 1 encodes the protein MPGSENKTITIGVPQETFPGEARVALIPDHIPPLVKAGMNVMIEKSTGTKAGFPDHKYTEKGASLAPSREELFKVSDVILQIRGLGANPENWKSDVAFYRRGQWLIGFFEPLAEPEEVARLAPREVTAFSMELMPRITRAQSMDALSSMATIAGYKAVLIAANTLPRMFPMSMTAAGTLTPAKVFVIGAGVAGLQAIAMAHRLGAMVKGYDIRPAVKEQVESLGAKFVELPLETSDSEDKGGYAKAMDEEFYRKQRALLAQAVADSHVVITTALVPGKQSPILITKEMVEGMAPGSVIIDLAAEKGGNCALTQPDKTIVINGVTIIGPVNIASSVPFHASQMYSKNIVTFLQYLLKDGKLAIDPNDEIVRETMVTRSGQIVNSRLRETLEKESASKSANG
- the pcm gene encoding Protein-L-isoaspartate O-methyltransferase, translating into MKGVETKGAEVVNPRFYHYLFLYLIVMAIFFSCVGQTESNEFSDSAYAALRAKMVETQLIPRDISDDRVLAAMGKVKRHLFIPKEFRAEAYTDGPLPIGQDQTISQPYIVALMTELLKIDSSCRILEIGTGSGYQAAILGEIGKMVYSIEIIPSLADRAERLLDSLGYKNVEVRTGDGYLGWPEKAPFDAVIVTAAAPKIPQPLIDQLNVGGRMVIPVGDFSQELYLIEKTKDGVIKKAVIPVRFVPMTGEVQKK
- the glpX gene encoding Fructose-1,6-bisphosphatase class 2; this translates as MDRNLALEIVRVTEAAALASAQWVGRGAHNDADRAATEAMRRTLDSIPFKGTVVIGEGERDEAPMLFIGEEVGGGSNPLVDIAVDPLECTNSVAYGRPNALAVIAIAPRGQLLHAPDCYMEKIAVGPKAAEAIDLDKSPEENIGRVAEALGLKISNLTVVILDRDRHQDLISRVRQTGARIHLIADGDVSSAIAAALPDTGVDMLLGIGGAPEGVLAAAALRCIGGSMQGRLVFRNKEEMERAKKMGINDIQKVFQTDELASGDGIMFAATGVTDGDLLKGVVFHAGGAVTQSLVLRQTSGTRRFIKAEHYFESKPVY
- a CDS encoding exported hypothetical protein (Evidence 5 : Unknown function), whose product is MRRLALIGLLFPLIFLTCSKPAVVKDQTNFDKGLAALAAGNPDEALKIFRQLTTTDASSPDGAYGEALTFDAEGLLYEAISSYQNLIAKEKDFVPALRSLAILSHRAGLDGLCVSMLDQYRKAVGDSASILALRADALISLGYYKDAETAVNEGLSKFPDDPEMQAVAAKYYLHSGNPNKSRQLIDEARDAGSDLAGPLNLLGEYYALMGQTDSAAQYYEKSLQADKDNFYHKADIAEKLLAIGYDYPAETLTDQLLKTNGKSHRAIMLKSSIFKFRGKSWNALDTYGAAAVVLPNSPTVLSHEAIFYYDVYNSTIGETYMNNAIDIIERDSLPVGVLVDVQLNWIRAMEKTGANSQTPMLLRMLIGAFPQDYQVIEMAAQIYLKYAPPDSTRKMLEIFEQAIANNPVRLAEAGGIYARADSASAATRCFFKALEIDKISYASMIGQASLYVKQDGSNTAIAFLEKQGEPAASYPLIANDKITYYSDNRQWDRALNIAERQAGLGPRDLNRFRTAINLAIQINDKERALKLIKQCVDFNSGIPAGFALAGEFYIDIGKADEAAECLSKATALDSLSVPGFILEARLDTLQGRYDDALRTYRRAIAADQYAGEAIDGLATVLIEKKNDYANAANEMSSAIATDPSNPKFHMTQGWAYYKMGRYDLARGSFEKALKFDPRNPLINYYAGINYFKDKKPNQAGECLRKALAGKLPDRLRSEAENTLRDL
- the lptB gene encoding putative lipopolysaccharide transport protein B: ATP-binding component of ABC superfamily (Evidence 3 : Putative function from multiple computational evidences; PubMedId : 17056748, 7876255, 9298646; Product type t : transporter), with protein sequence MDYLSSVDLVKKYRKRVVVDSVSITVKPGEVVGLLGPNGAGKTTTFYMIIGFIRPNAGKVFIGDREITRLAMYKRAGMGIGYLAQETSVFRKLTVEENIRAILQMRHMSRKAQNERLEELLAQLDITHLRKAKAYTLSGGERRRVEITRTLVTEPKYILLDEPFAGIDPIAVEDIQKIISRLTKQGLGVLITDHNVRETLSICDRAYIMCDGKILKDGTSQFLAEDPEARKIYLGEKFRLN
- a CDS encoding Sigma 54 modulation protein/ribosomal protein S30EA, with translation MNIEITARHFDLTPQLKENIERELNGLTRYFENIISADVILDVEKYRQSAEIKVKVYNQSITGKADSNDMYASIEMAVDKVKTQLKKYKGKLKEKHPDKIEEKVERITRPKTNVDEVDQ
- a CDS encoding hypothetical protein (Evidence 5 : Unknown function), encoding MCGQFMEQDEIRHFFGEILKENRYISSESMAVFGKLIRLTLQFRDSYFESHAEILTVEETRRGLDVYQNAVGSGRLPEKLSPKIAGLVKLWLKEINGIKL